From Pseudodesulfovibrio sp. S3, the proteins below share one genomic window:
- a CDS encoding PhzF family phenazine biosynthesis protein gives MELELYQVDAFAEEVFSGNPAAVMPLYEWPSDELLQNIAMENNLSETAFFVRKGEYFELRWFTPETEVDLCGHATLASAHVLYEYLDYTDPVVVFETKSGRLFVDREEGLYSMDFPSWTYSEIQVTERVSKALGVRPAKLFMGHRDMMAVFETGDEIRALKPDFGLVAKLDGMCLICTAPGLDYDFVSRVFVPEVNIPEDPVTGSAHCMLVPYWADRFGKSRLESYQASARGGVLHCEYMGDRVKIAGKAVTYMKGIVVL, from the coding sequence ATGGAGCTGGAACTCTATCAGGTGGACGCGTTTGCGGAGGAAGTTTTCAGCGGCAACCCGGCTGCGGTCATGCCGTTGTACGAATGGCCGTCTGACGAATTGTTGCAAAATATCGCCATGGAGAACAATCTCTCCGAGACCGCGTTTTTCGTGCGCAAGGGCGAGTATTTCGAGTTGCGCTGGTTCACCCCGGAAACGGAAGTGGACCTGTGCGGCCATGCCACGTTGGCCAGCGCCCATGTCCTCTATGAATATCTGGACTATACCGATCCCGTAGTGGTCTTTGAGACCAAGAGCGGACGGCTCTTCGTGGACCGCGAAGAGGGGCTCTATTCCATGGACTTCCCGTCCTGGACCTACAGTGAGATTCAGGTGACCGAGCGGGTTTCCAAGGCGTTGGGCGTCCGCCCGGCCAAGCTGTTCATGGGACACCGCGACATGATGGCCGTATTCGAGACCGGCGATGAAATCCGGGCCTTGAAACCGGATTTCGGCCTGGTCGCCAAACTGGACGGCATGTGTCTTATCTGCACGGCCCCCGGACTGGATTACGACTTTGTCTCACGCGTCTTCGTGCCCGAGGTGAATATCCCGGAAGACCCGGTCACCGGCTCGGCCCACTGCATGTTGGTGCCGTACTGGGCCGATCGTTTCGGCAAGTCCCGGCTCGAATCCTATCAGGCATCGGCCCGTGGCGGCGTGCTTCATTGCGAATACATGGGGGATCGCGTCAAGATCGCAGGAAAGGCCGTGACCTATATGAAGGGAATCGTGGTTCTGTAA
- a CDS encoding KpsF/GutQ family sugar-phosphate isomerase — translation MTCTTEHKDWLELAREVLDTEIQGLGAVRDQLDDAFVRALTAMAQCQGRVVITGVGKSGLVGRKIAATLSSTGTPSFFLHSVEGAHGDMGMIRKEDVVLALSNSGGTDEVNAIIPVLKSLGALVIAMTSNRVSAMAQAADIVIKVHVPREACPMGLAPTSSTTAQLAVGDALAVCLMEWKSFGKDDFKKFHPGGSLGQRLATCIDQLMHVDGLPVVREGDSLETALATLNSGGLGLVAIVDGDDVLKGVFSDGDVRRLVCAGSLDAGRAISDVMTESPRRATTGDSSAHVLDVMERSQITVLPVVLEDGRLAGMVHLHDLLGKGELRFSNGHTRDAG, via the coding sequence ATGACCTGCACTACGGAACACAAGGACTGGCTGGAACTGGCCCGCGAGGTTCTGGATACGGAAATCCAGGGGCTTGGAGCGGTGCGGGATCAGCTCGATGACGCCTTTGTCCGGGCCTTGACCGCCATGGCCCAGTGTCAGGGGCGCGTGGTCATCACCGGCGTGGGCAAGTCCGGGCTGGTCGGGCGCAAGATTGCCGCCACGCTGTCCTCAACCGGGACGCCTTCGTTTTTCCTGCATTCAGTTGAAGGTGCGCATGGCGATATGGGCATGATTCGCAAGGAGGACGTGGTGTTGGCCCTGTCCAACTCCGGTGGCACCGACGAAGTCAATGCCATCATCCCGGTGCTCAAGTCGCTGGGCGCGCTGGTCATTGCCATGACCTCCAATCGGGTCTCGGCCATGGCCCAGGCTGCGGACATTGTCATCAAGGTCCATGTACCCAGGGAGGCATGTCCCATGGGGCTGGCTCCCACTTCATCCACCACCGCGCAACTGGCCGTGGGCGACGCTCTGGCCGTCTGCCTCATGGAATGGAAGTCCTTCGGCAAGGACGATTTCAAGAAATTTCATCCCGGCGGATCGCTGGGGCAGAGATTGGCGACCTGCATCGACCAACTCATGCACGTGGACGGACTGCCCGTGGTCCGGGAGGGTGACTCTCTTGAGACTGCCCTTGCAACGCTGAATTCAGGCGGTCTTGGTTTGGTGGCCATCGTGGACGGAGATGATGTTCTCAAGGGCGTTTTTTCCGATGGCGACGTGCGGCGGTTGGTCTGCGCCGGTTCTCTGGATGCAGGCCGCGCCATCAGCGATGTCATGACCGAATCGCCCAGGCGTGCGACCACGGGCGATTCTTCGGCCCATGTTCTCGACGTCATGGAGCGCAGTCAGATTACCGTGCTGCCCGTGGTTCTCGAGGACGGGCGGCTGGCGGGCATGGTGCATCTGCACGATCTGCTCGGCAAGGGCGAACTCCGTTTTTCCAACGGCCATACCAGGGATGCCGGGTAA
- a CDS encoding PBP1A family penicillin-binding protein, whose protein sequence is MKKFLKIFGVVFLVCFLTGIGGAVWVYHWAASDLPGFKNITDYNPPLVTTVYAKDNQVLGYFYKEKRFLVTLDQMSGWLPKAFLAAEDASFYQHDGVDLTAIVRAFKANLMAGRTKQGGSTITQQIIKRLLLTSERSYQRKLKEAILAFRLENYLTKEEILTIYLNHIFLGAHSYGVEAASRTYFAKHAKDLSIAESAMLAGLPQAPSRYNPYQNMNLARQRQEYVLGQMRHLGWISPEEYQTAMDEQVELKSMDDPSWRTGAYYLEEVRRWLIDQYGEEAVYNGGLTVTTPCDMKHQAAAEKALRRGLLDSAQRRGWLGPIGHFTAADEPAILAEGPQDTEGIMERDHLMKAFVSGVTQDKASVRFGRFKGEIPLKAMWWVREPDIRRSHEDVPDPVDARKVLKKGDVVWVTVAQAPKQEDGVWILDLEREPKVEGGLVSIIPATGEVLALVGGYAFEKSQFNRAIQAKRQPGSAFKPIVYSTAIDNGFTAASMVLDAPIVYANDAEGKLWRPQNFEGTFEGPTLLRTALVKSKNLCTIRVAQKLGIRKIIERAEAMGLVSDFPHDLSVSLGSASVSLMNLCEAYTTFPRGGSYVKPRTVLSVKSAWGEDMYSSVPETVDAISPQTAYIMATLMKQVVQNGTGWRARVLGRPVAGKTGTSNNEQDAWYMGYAPYLLTGVYIGFDELTPMGKWETGSRAASPIWVDYRQKVEEDYPYEDFTQPPGIVMVRVDGATGKLASPSSTQEFFLPFKVGTEPTETARPYGNGNGEGPASDDDLFKQTF, encoded by the coding sequence ATGAAAAAATTCCTGAAAATATTTGGTGTTGTGTTTCTTGTCTGTTTTCTCACAGGCATCGGCGGTGCGGTTTGGGTGTACCACTGGGCGGCCAGTGATCTGCCCGGATTTAAGAACATTACCGACTACAATCCACCGCTGGTGACCACGGTTTATGCCAAGGACAACCAGGTCCTGGGGTATTTCTACAAAGAGAAGCGGTTCCTGGTGACGTTGGATCAGATGAGCGGTTGGCTGCCGAAGGCATTTCTCGCGGCCGAGGACGCCAGCTTCTATCAGCATGACGGCGTGGACCTCACTGCCATTGTTCGTGCGTTCAAGGCCAATCTCATGGCCGGCCGGACCAAACAGGGCGGTTCCACCATCACCCAACAGATCATCAAGCGGTTGCTGTTGACTTCCGAACGAAGCTACCAGCGCAAGCTCAAAGAGGCCATTCTTGCGTTCCGGCTGGAGAATTACCTGACCAAGGAAGAGATTCTGACAATTTATCTGAATCATATTTTTCTTGGAGCGCATTCCTATGGAGTGGAAGCCGCCTCCAGAACGTATTTCGCAAAACACGCCAAGGATCTGAGCATAGCCGAATCCGCCATGCTCGCAGGGCTGCCTCAGGCACCTTCCCGGTATAATCCATATCAGAATATGAATCTTGCCCGGCAGCGGCAGGAGTACGTGCTCGGCCAGATGCGCCACCTCGGGTGGATCAGCCCTGAAGAGTATCAGACCGCCATGGATGAGCAGGTGGAATTGAAGTCCATGGACGATCCGTCCTGGAGGACCGGGGCCTATTATCTTGAAGAAGTGCGCCGTTGGCTCATCGACCAGTACGGTGAAGAAGCTGTTTACAACGGGGGACTGACCGTAACCACCCCCTGCGACATGAAGCATCAGGCTGCTGCGGAAAAGGCCCTTCGTCGTGGTCTGCTCGATTCGGCCCAGCGGCGCGGTTGGCTTGGTCCCATCGGTCACTTCACGGCCGCCGATGAGCCTGCCATTCTGGCTGAAGGCCCTCAGGATACCGAAGGGATCATGGAAAGGGATCACTTGATGAAGGCCTTTGTCTCCGGCGTGACCCAGGACAAGGCGTCGGTCCGCTTCGGCAGGTTCAAGGGGGAGATTCCCCTGAAGGCCATGTGGTGGGTGCGTGAACCGGACATCAGAAGGAGTCATGAAGACGTACCCGATCCGGTTGATGCGCGTAAGGTGCTGAAGAAGGGCGATGTGGTCTGGGTAACCGTGGCTCAGGCCCCCAAGCAGGAAGACGGCGTCTGGATTCTCGACCTGGAGCGTGAACCCAAGGTGGAAGGGGGACTGGTGTCCATCATCCCCGCCACTGGTGAAGTGCTGGCCCTGGTGGGCGGCTACGCCTTTGAGAAGAGCCAGTTCAACCGGGCTATTCAGGCCAAGCGGCAACCCGGTTCCGCATTCAAGCCCATCGTGTATTCCACGGCCATCGACAACGGATTCACTGCAGCTTCGATGGTCCTGGATGCGCCGATTGTCTATGCCAACGACGCTGAAGGCAAGCTTTGGCGTCCGCAGAACTTCGAGGGAACCTTCGAAGGGCCGACCCTGCTCCGTACCGCTTTGGTCAAATCCAAGAACCTGTGTACGATCCGGGTGGCCCAAAAACTCGGTATCCGCAAGATCATCGAACGGGCAGAGGCCATGGGCCTGGTTTCGGATTTCCCGCATGACCTGTCCGTGTCCCTGGGGTCTGCCAGTGTCTCACTGATGAATCTGTGCGAGGCATACACGACATTCCCGCGCGGCGGTTCCTACGTCAAGCCGCGTACGGTTTTGTCCGTGAAGTCCGCCTGGGGCGAGGATATGTACTCTTCGGTGCCTGAAACCGTGGATGCCATCAGCCCGCAGACCGCCTATATAATGGCCACTCTGATGAAACAGGTGGTGCAGAATGGAACCGGTTGGAGAGCGCGTGTCCTGGGCCGGCCAGTGGCGGGCAAGACCGGGACTTCCAACAACGAGCAGGACGCCTGGTACATGGGGTATGCCCCGTACCTGTTGACCGGCGTATATATCGGGTTCGACGAATTGACCCCCATGGGCAAGTGGGAAACCGGTTCGCGTGCCGCCAGCCCCATTTGGGTGGACTACCGCCAGAAGGTTGAAGAGGATTATCCGTATGAGGACTTCACTCAGCCTCCGGGAATTGTTATGGTCAGGGTGGACGGGGCTACGGGCAAGCTTGCTTCGCCGTCCTCGACCCAGGAATTCTTTTTGCCGTTCAAGGTGGGAACGGAGCCTACGGAAACGGCCCGGCCCTATGGCAACGGGAACGGAGAAGGGCCTGCGTCTGATGATGATCTGTTCAAGCAAACCTTCTAG
- a CDS encoding phenylpyruvate tautomerase MIF-related protein: MPFIKVETNVRVRDVAGSTKRLSELAAELLDKPEIYVLAVLEPEKSLIFGGTPDPAAYVTLDSIRLPEDRIPKFSAAVCAFLEKEYSIPGNRVYIAFSDIMPHRFGWDGRTF, from the coding sequence GTGCCGTTTATCAAGGTCGAAACCAATGTGCGCGTCAGGGATGTGGCCGGGAGCACCAAGAGGCTGTCCGAGCTGGCCGCTGAGTTGCTCGACAAACCTGAAATCTATGTCCTGGCCGTGCTGGAGCCGGAAAAGTCGCTCATCTTCGGAGGAACTCCCGACCCTGCGGCCTATGTGACCCTGGATTCCATCCGGCTCCCCGAAGACCGCATTCCGAAATTCTCCGCTGCCGTCTGCGCATTTCTCGAGAAGGAATACTCCATTCCCGGCAATCGGGTGTATATCGCCTTCAGCGACATCATGCCTCATCGTTTCGGCTGGGACGGTCGGACGTTCTGA
- a CDS encoding zinc/iron-chelating domain-containing protein: MVTRTQNGDSDVCRRCSFLGPTCCRIASGSEEFCFPLSLVEKERIREHVPYTGGFVLSPNSKAFIDYVCRLFPGEEDAVGQLFPHGKEHFRLAVDSLGACRFLGPLGCEIPQEVRPYYCRLFPFWMAGNVVTHFDTPTCLARREGGTLVRILDILDMNKSAVKDLYGRLRLVWGLPPSKGASRVKKSF; the protein is encoded by the coding sequence ATGGTGACCCGGACGCAGAACGGCGATTCAGACGTTTGCAGGCGATGCTCCTTTCTGGGGCCGACCTGCTGTCGGATTGCCTCGGGCAGTGAGGAATTCTGTTTTCCTCTTTCGCTGGTGGAGAAGGAGCGCATCCGGGAGCATGTTCCCTATACCGGGGGATTTGTGCTGTCGCCCAACTCCAAGGCCTTCATAGACTATGTCTGCAGGTTGTTTCCTGGCGAGGAGGATGCGGTCGGACAGTTGTTTCCCCATGGCAAGGAGCATTTTCGTCTGGCCGTGGATTCTTTGGGCGCTTGTCGGTTTCTCGGCCCCTTGGGGTGCGAGATACCGCAAGAGGTACGTCCCTATTACTGCCGTCTGTTCCCGTTCTGGATGGCCGGGAACGTGGTCACGCATTTTGACACTCCCACCTGCCTTGCTCGACGCGAGGGAGGGACATTGGTACGAATACTCGACATTCTCGATATGAACAAATCGGCTGTCAAGGACCTCTACGGGCGGTTGCGTCTGGTATGGGGATTGCCGCCCAGCAAGGGCGCGAGCCGAGTCAAGAAAAGCTTCTGA